The following are encoded together in the Acanthochromis polyacanthus isolate Apoly-LR-REF ecotype Palm Island chromosome 14, KAUST_Apoly_ChrSc, whole genome shotgun sequence genome:
- the fap gene encoding dipeptidyl peptidase 4 has translation MGCSKVIWGVVGAAVVITIITVPAVYYSKSSGTKRPFTLQDYFNDTIRWRSYNVYWISDKEYLHKMSDGNIFLHNAETKEESLYLANSTFDQVDATHYLLSGDYKYVAFESNYTKKWRHSFTASYSIYDRETSTFIKPADLPTEVQYFTWAPTGNKYAYVSDFNIFLRSDVTAEVIQVTHNGKENEILNGVPDWVYEEEVFASNAAIWWSTTGKYLTYAEFNDTEVQKVEFSWYGSGQYPQTVAFPYPKAGSALTKVKLIVVDTTDPSRRTQVVPPASVASGDHLLCSVTWVTDQRVAVQWLTRKQNHVVVQIYDFDGSNWKENQKFEQTSKTGWVGHYVPLPLFFAEDGLSFYKVMSDTQGYKHIHYVKDGKATPITSGKWEVIYISKLTKDAIYFVSTEHGRNPVQRNLYKVLIGSSPSSPQCLTCDLYKDRCQYNSAYLSYDASFYRMDCYGPGYPLYVLMDNRGAGGELAVLEDNKDLQNILSEFQMPTMQYGTLKVAGFDLWYEMMLPPNFKRSKKYPLLISVYAGPCSQSVNYRFKLNWGTYLSSSHGIIIASFDGRGSGYQGDEIMHAIYRRLGTFEVEDQITAVRKFIDMGFIDKDRIAIWGWSYGGYVTSMALGAGTGLFKCGIAVAPVAKWDYYDAVYTERYMGKPTENSDSYKNSTVTSRAKNFKTVDYLLVHGTADDNVHFQQSAQISKALVDEQVDFEVMWYTDNDHTLRGSAYHHIYTHMSHFLQKCLVKPK, from the exons ATG GGCTGCAGCAAGGTGATATGGGGGGTGGTGGGGGCGGCTGTCGTCATCACGATAATAACAGTCCCAGCAGTTTATTACAGCA AATCTAGTGGGACCAAAAGGCCTTTCACCCTTCAAGATTACTTCAATGACACCATTAGATGGAGATCCTACAATGTCTATTGGATATCAG ATAAGGAGTATTTGCATAAAATGAGCGATGGGAACATCTTTCTCCACAATGCTGAAACAAAGGAGGAGTCACTATATTTAGCCAATTCCACCTTT gACCAAGTGGATGCCACTCATTACTTGCTGTCAGGTGATTATAAATACGTCGCTTTTGAAAGCAATTACACAAAG AAATGGAGACATTCATTCACAGCCTCATATTCTATCTATGACAGGGAGACTTC AACATTTATTAAGCCTGCTGATCTTCCAACTGAAGTGCAGTACTTCACCTGGGCACCAACAGGAAACAAATAC GCCTACGTCTCAGACTTCAACATTTTTCTCAGATCCGATGTCACCGCTGAAGTTATCCAAGTGACACACAATGGAAAAGAGAATGAGATCCTCAATGGTGTCCCTGACTGGGTTTATGAGG AGGAAGTTTTTGCATCAAATGCAGCGATATGGTGGTCCACAACTGGAAAATACTTGACTTATGCAGAGTTTAATGATACAGAAGTTCAAAAAGTGGAATTTAGCTGGTACGGATCTGGGCAATATCCTCAAACTGTGGCTTTTCCATACCCAAAG GCTGGATCAGCACTGACCAAGGTGAAACTAATTGTGGTTGATACCACAGATCCATCCCGCCGCACACAAGTAGTTCCACCTGCTTCTGTTGCTTCTGG CGATCACCTTTTGTGCTCAGTGACCTGGGTTACAGACCAACGTGTCGCTGTGCAGTGGCTCACAAGAAAACAGAATCATGTGGTTGTACAGATCTATGACTTTGATGGAAGTAACTGGAAAGAAAATCAG AAATTTGAGCAAACGAGCAAGACCGGCTGGGTCGGCCAT TACGTGCCGTTGCCTCTTTTCTTTGCCGAAGATGGACTCAGTTTCTACAAAGTGATGAGCGACACTCAGGGCTACAAACACATCCATTATGTGAAAGAT GGCAAAGCGACACCTATTACCTCTGGGAAGTGGGAAGTTATCTACATATCCAAATTAACAAAAGATGCCAT ATATTTTGTGAGTACTGAGCATGGAAGGAACCCCGTACAGAGAAACCTCTACAA gGTTCTGATTGGAAGCAGCCCTTCGTCCCCTCAGTGTCTCACCTGCGACCTGTACAAGGACAGGTGTCAGTACAACTCAGCTTACCTCAGCTACGACGCTTCTTTCTACCGAATGGACTGTTACG GCCCTGGATACCCCCTCTATGTACTAATGGACAACAGGGGCGCAGGTGGAG aGCTCGCCGTTCTCGAAGACAACAAGGACCTGCAAAACATTCTGTCCGAATTCCAAATGCCGACAATGCAGTATGGCACCTTAAAGGTTGCAGGATTTG ATCTTTGGTATGAAATGATGCTACCACCAAATTTCAAGAGGTCTAAGAAGTATCCTCTCCTTATCAGTGT CTACGCCGGTCCCTGTAGTCAGAGTGTGAACTATCGCTTCAAGCTGAACTGGGGCACGTACCTCTCCAGTTCACATGGGATCATCATCGCCAGCTTTGATGGAAGGGGAAGCGGTTACCAAGGCGACGAAATAATGCACGCAATCTACAGGCGTCTTGGGACGTTTGAGGTGGAAGATCAGATAACAGCCGTGAG GAAATTCATTGACATGGGTTTTATCGACAAAGACAGAATAGCCATATGGGGCTGG TCATATGGTGGTTATGTGACCTCAATGGCCCTGGGTGCTGGAACTGGACTCTTCAAGTGTGGGATTGCAGTGGCCCCAGTAGCCAAGTGGGATTATTATG ATGCAGTGTACACTGAACGCTACATGGGAAAGCCCACAGAGAATTCAGACTCTTACAAA AATTCCACAGTGACTTCCAGAGCCAAAAACTTCAAAACAGTAGATTATCTGTTGGTTCATGGGACAGCGGATG ACAATGTCCATTTCCAGCAATCTGCGCAGATCTCCAAAGCTCTGGTGGACGAGCAAGTGGACTTTGAGGTTATG TGGTACACTGACAATGACCACACGCTCCGAGGATCAGCCTACCATCATATATACACCCACATGAGCCACTTTCTGCAGAAATGCCTCGTAAAGCCCAAATAG
- the gcgb gene encoding glucagon b produces the protein MKSGQAFAGLLLLIIIQSSWQVVPDQDTDRNSMLLTENSLLSEPIELSNVKRHSEGTFSNDYSKYLETRRAQDFVQWLKNSKRNGGLFRRHADGTYTSDVSSYLQDQAAKEFVSWLKTGRGRRD, from the exons ATGAAGAGCGGTCAGGCTTTCGCTGGACTCCtgctcctcatcatcatccaaAGCAGCTGGCAGGTGGTGCCTGACCAGGACACAGATCGAAACTCCAT GCTGTTGACTGAAAACTCCCTGCTCAGTGAACCCATTGAGCTTTCAAACGTGAAGAGACACTCAGAGGGAACCTTTTCCAACGACTACAGCAAATATCTGGAGACGAGGAGAGCGCAAGACTTCGTCCAGTGGCTGAAGAACTCAAAACGCAACGG GGGGCTCTTTAGACGCCATGCAGACGGCACCTACACCAGCGATGTGAGCTCCTACCTGCAGGACCAGGCCGCCAAGGAGTTTGTGTCTTGGCTGAAGACTGGCAGAGGCAGAAGAGACTGA